The proteins below are encoded in one region of Flavobacterium nackdongense:
- a CDS encoding ATP-grasp domain-containing protein has product MIDRYRQLFNSQFTDKKYQEFKDDIASDFDYAPTFRIGETPFFISNELKAQMLEGCADVIKLIQQNDFKILTEKSLELNQKVPNEDDHTTFLAIDFGICEENGVVVPKLIEVQGFPSLYNYQINLYEKFKNHYPFLSELTPFINNITIEEYFETLEEVICNNHPKENVILLEIEPEKQNTKIDFYYCRRDLGIPIVCVTEIIKKGNQLFYKNENGEEILVKRIYNRVIFDELELRPDLKLNFHFSDELDVEWAGHPNWFFRISKYILPMLKGKYFIETTLLSDLTEIPEDLENYVLKPLFSFSGSGVIFHVKKEDIEAVVEKELYILQKKVNYIPIVQSPDGKVKCEVRVLCVWKKEDAAPTLLCNLARLSRGEMIGVKFNKDKDWVGGTLALFER; this is encoded by the coding sequence ATGATAGACCGATACAGACAACTTTTTAATTCTCAATTTACTGACAAAAAGTATCAGGAATTCAAGGACGATATTGCTTCGGATTTTGATTATGCTCCCACTTTTCGCATTGGAGAAACGCCTTTTTTTATTTCCAATGAATTAAAAGCTCAAATGTTGGAAGGTTGTGCTGATGTTATAAAACTAATTCAACAGAACGACTTTAAAATACTTACAGAGAAATCATTAGAGTTAAATCAAAAAGTTCCTAACGAAGATGATCATACTACTTTCTTGGCCATTGACTTTGGAATTTGTGAAGAAAATGGAGTGGTTGTTCCAAAATTAATTGAAGTGCAAGGATTCCCTTCTTTGTATAATTACCAAATTAATTTATACGAAAAATTCAAGAATCATTATCCGTTTCTTTCCGAGTTGACACCGTTTATCAATAACATTACCATTGAGGAGTATTTTGAAACGCTGGAAGAAGTAATTTGCAACAATCATCCGAAAGAGAATGTCATTCTATTGGAAATTGAACCCGAAAAACAAAACACGAAAATCGATTTTTATTATTGCCGAAGAGATCTTGGCATTCCGATCGTTTGTGTTACCGAAATAATTAAAAAAGGCAATCAACTCTTTTACAAAAACGAAAACGGCGAAGAAATCCTTGTGAAAAGAATCTACAATCGCGTGATTTTTGACGAACTAGAATTACGACCTGATTTGAAACTGAATTTCCATTTTTCGGACGAGCTCGATGTGGAATGGGCCGGACATCCCAATTGGTTTTTCCGAATTAGCAAGTATATTTTACCTATGCTCAAAGGCAAGTATTTCATCGAAACTACTTTGTTGAGCGATTTAACAGAAATCCCGGAAGACTTGGAAAATTATGTACTGAAACCTTTATTCTCTTTCTCGGGTTCGGGTGTCATTTTTCACGTTAAAAAAGAAGACATCGAAGCCGTAGTCGAAAAAGAATTGTACATTCTACAGAAAAAAGTAAATTACATCCCAATAGTGCAATCGCCCGACGGAAAAGTAAAATGCGAAGTGCGCGTACTTTGCGTCTGGAAAAAAGAAGATGCCGCTCCTACTCTACTCTGTAATTTAGCGAGATTGAGCCGTGGTGAGATGATTGGCGTGAAATTCAATAAAGATAAAGATTGGGTCGGCGGGACTTTGGCGTTGTTTGAGAGGTAG
- a CDS encoding DUF4240 domain-containing protein: MKKSLLSIFAFVLFSCVQFGQNNNGKLNELLVINEVSPKKLGIATDSTFLSKTSEMLEEDKFWLIIDHSLKKSSNQEEQEKILIQEIEQLSPKEMIGFRLRTDKLLYDTYTSEIWCAGYMMNGGCSDDGFEYFRCWIISRGKNAYYKTKLNPDYLINEISEDSEFYDFESFWYVALTAFKNKTGKELYDYIDNEKFKANEGNYPEFKFTWEENNPESMRIICPKLYQKFMK, encoded by the coding sequence ATGAAAAAATCACTCCTAAGTATATTTGCTTTTGTATTATTTAGCTGTGTGCAATTTGGCCAAAATAATAATGGAAAGTTGAATGAATTACTAGTAATAAATGAAGTATCACCAAAGAAACTTGGAATTGCTACTGATTCAACTTTTCTTTCTAAAACTAGTGAAATGTTAGAAGAAGATAAATTTTGGTTAATAATAGATCATTCTTTAAAGAAAAGTAGTAATCAAGAAGAGCAAGAAAAGATTTTAATTCAAGAAATTGAACAACTTTCACCTAAAGAAATGATAGGCTTTCGATTAAGAACGGATAAACTTCTTTATGATACTTATACTTCGGAAATTTGGTGTGCAGGGTATATGATGAATGGTGGTTGCTCTGATGACGGATTTGAATATTTTAGATGTTGGATAATATCAAGAGGAAAAAACGCCTATTATAAAACAAAATTGAATCCCGATTATCTTATTAACGAAATTAGTGAAGATTCAGAATTTTATGATTTTGAAAGTTTTTGGTACGTTGCATTGACTGCGTTTAAGAACAAAACAGGTAAAGAATTATATGATTATATTGATAATGAAAAGTTTAAAGCAAATGAAGGAAATTATCCAGAATTTAAATTTACTTGGGAGGAAAATAATCCTGAAAGTATGAGAATAATTTGTCCAAAACTATATCAAAAATTCATGAAATAA
- a CDS encoding M1 family metallopeptidase, which yields MNQYLRFLLVALLISNGINAQVLLENKFSHQDSLRGSITKERGWWDLKYYHLDIKVNPDEKTISGSNTIRYKVLNSYNRMQIDLQEPLKISKVIQDGKELKFQREGNVFYIDLVAPQNVGEIKEVIVFYGGKPKIAVRPPWDGGITWSKDANGKPFIASSCQGLGASVWWPNKDHMYDEVDNMLISVNVPKDLMDVSNGRLQSTVDMKDGTRTFNWYVSNPINNYGVNINIGDYVHFSEVFKGEKGDLDCDYYVLKDNLQKAKIQFKDVPRMLKAFEHWFGPYPFYEDSYKLVEAPYLGMEHQSSVTYGNGFANGYRGRDLSGTGWGLKFDFIIIHESGHEWFANNITYKDIADMWIHESFTNYSESLFVEYYYGKEAGAEYVRGTRKGIKNDKPIIGHYNVNNEGSGDMYPKGGNMLHTLRQIVNNDEKWRTILRGLNSTFYHHTVTTKQIEDYLSQAVGLDLKPFFDQYLRDIRIPTFEYKVQGNSLEYRWTNCVPNFNMPVKVIINGKEQWLRPQAEWVIMLKTPKDLKLEVDKDFYVNVFESK from the coding sequence ATGAATCAATATTTAAGATTTTTATTAGTTGCATTGCTGATTTCCAATGGTATCAATGCCCAAGTTTTGTTAGAAAATAAATTTTCGCATCAAGACAGTCTTCGAGGTAGTATCACCAAAGAAAGAGGTTGGTGGGATTTAAAATATTATCATTTAGACATTAAAGTAAATCCGGATGAAAAAACCATCTCGGGTTCGAATACGATTCGCTATAAAGTCTTGAACTCTTACAATCGAATGCAAATTGATCTTCAAGAGCCTTTAAAAATTAGCAAAGTAATTCAGGATGGTAAGGAGTTAAAATTTCAAAGAGAAGGCAATGTCTTTTATATCGATTTGGTTGCGCCACAAAATGTTGGTGAAATAAAAGAAGTTATCGTTTTTTATGGTGGCAAACCCAAAATTGCTGTTCGTCCGCCTTGGGATGGTGGCATTACTTGGAGCAAAGACGCGAATGGTAAGCCATTTATTGCTTCAAGTTGTCAAGGATTAGGAGCCAGTGTGTGGTGGCCCAACAAAGATCATATGTACGATGAAGTGGATAATATGCTAATTAGTGTGAATGTTCCCAAAGATTTAATGGATGTTTCCAATGGGCGTTTGCAAAGTACGGTCGATATGAAAGACGGTACAAGAACTTTCAATTGGTACGTTTCGAATCCCATCAATAATTATGGTGTGAATATCAATATTGGCGATTATGTTCATTTTTCTGAAGTTTTCAAGGGTGAAAAAGGCGATTTAGACTGTGATTATTATGTATTGAAAGACAATCTACAAAAAGCAAAAATCCAATTCAAAGATGTACCACGAATGTTGAAAGCTTTCGAGCATTGGTTTGGCCCATATCCTTTTTATGAAGACAGTTACAAACTCGTTGAAGCACCGTATTTAGGGATGGAGCACCAGAGCAGTGTAACTTATGGAAATGGTTTTGCCAATGGATATCGAGGCAGAGATTTGAGCGGAACGGGCTGGGGATTGAAATTCGATTTTATCATTATCCACGAATCGGGACACGAATGGTTTGCCAACAATATAACCTACAAAGACATCGCCGATATGTGGATTCACGAAAGTTTTACCAATTATTCCGAAAGCCTTTTCGTGGAATATTACTACGGAAAAGAGGCAGGAGCTGAATACGTTAGAGGAACACGAAAAGGAATAAAAAATGACAAACCCATTATTGGACATTATAATGTAAACAACGAAGGTTCTGGTGATATGTACCCCAAAGGCGGAAATATGCTGCATACACTGCGCCAAATCGTTAATAATGACGAGAAATGGAGAACTATTTTACGAGGTTTGAACAGTACTTTTTATCACCACACCGTTACGACGAAACAAATTGAAGATTATTTAAGTCAAGCAGTGGGATTGGATTTAAAACCTTTTTTCGACCAATATTTAAGAGACATAAGAATCCCAACTTTCGAATATAAAGTTCAGGGCAACAGTCTAGAATACCGTTGGACCAATTGCGTTCCCAATTTCAACATGCCTGTAAAAGTGATTATAAACGGAAAAGAACAATGGCTGAGACCACAAGCAGAATGGGTGATTATGCTAAAAACTCCTAAAGATTTAAAATTGGAAGTTGATAAGGATTTTTATGTGAATGTGTTTGAGAGTAAGTAA
- a CDS encoding starch-binding protein codes for MTKKIHLLLLFFSFFFVSHAQVHTSYLWHLHQPTYWGDVSKINPNRYQIVKESQDLKFSGANNDVNGLAHPTNNLQEIFGAGDRVAAYQFAPKNAINSIRDLPESGAQITYGGSLLENVNSLAQANQWGYNTTWIQNIKDAKAWKTSGNFPRMEMVSFTMHHALSPLMSDEALTKEIKAHQYYSTQLFGSHDSKGYWPAECAFSERIIKTLAECGIEWSVIANSHLARTLNNYPIKAGSGGSMCDYPNKADRIDTNGSNWFSAQKDARGGQFAVPYCYLPYKSKYIDPETGQEYKITVVPMADYESYEDGYAAIGTSIIAPIVAQASTAPRPPLVLFAHDGDNAWGGGSSYYNESVTNFSHAAASQGNIPTTIPQYLKDHPVSDADVVHVEDGGWVNADGDFGHPQFTNWLWPFYDSNYKFNPNGWTEDMMNQAITTAGENHAIMAEQLEGNNLRMSEIVSPTSAISPAEKAWHFLMAGYDSGNAYYGLAEDLEIKTTLAVNRCVEFAKPTLDAHPGVDNTKPSVFIPQRWPYNPGEKGYGAPYGYKEFLNSADFTVYTFAYDVSGVQKSELKYRIDTDGKNNLSSNHNETYAGGNEVGTWVTLPMTERIFPKGNITSNTQADLYMLPTVIANQYYAEIAGISEKLVDYYVEVTDKKGNVTKSKIQHVWVGKNLDVAPKITFEPASNYSATPIDVKITATDSNDPSPKVYYTTDGTTPTTLSTSFISTKTINITETTTFNILAIDADGNQSTATQKFSIGNISPITVYFKPLASWGIPKIYYWSALPSGAVPSITWAQSIPMTADANGWYKYTFAGVTSVNVIFRNQAGNIQSPDLTGITADKWFDSNYNNVTLSVSDPEIFKNDFILYPNPTYGTLKIDSKKIVSEAGVFDVKGALVSFQSVGRNQQIELGNLIPGTYIVKMITENRETIYKQVIKK; via the coding sequence ATGACAAAAAAAATACACCTACTACTGCTATTTTTTAGCTTTTTCTTTGTTTCACATGCGCAAGTTCATACCAGCTATTTGTGGCATCTGCATCAACCTACCTATTGGGGAGACGTTAGTAAAATAAATCCCAATCGCTATCAGATTGTTAAAGAATCTCAAGACTTGAAATTTTCAGGAGCCAATAATGATGTGAATGGTTTGGCCCATCCCACTAATAATCTTCAGGAAATATTTGGCGCAGGTGATCGAGTAGCTGCGTATCAATTCGCTCCAAAAAACGCGATTAATTCCATTCGAGATTTACCTGAATCAGGAGCACAAATTACCTATGGAGGCTCGTTATTAGAAAATGTAAATTCGTTGGCGCAAGCCAATCAATGGGGATACAATACGACTTGGATTCAAAACATAAAAGATGCCAAGGCGTGGAAAACATCAGGCAATTTTCCTCGTATGGAAATGGTATCGTTCACAATGCACCACGCTCTTTCGCCATTAATGAGTGACGAAGCTTTGACGAAAGAAATAAAAGCACATCAATATTATTCGACCCAATTATTCGGCTCGCACGATTCCAAAGGTTATTGGCCAGCAGAATGTGCTTTTTCTGAAAGAATTATTAAAACTTTGGCAGAATGTGGCATCGAATGGTCTGTAATTGCCAACAGTCATTTGGCTAGAACCTTAAATAATTACCCCATAAAAGCCGGTTCTGGAGGTTCGATGTGTGACTATCCGAACAAAGCCGATCGCATTGATACTAATGGATCCAATTGGTTTTCAGCACAAAAAGATGCTCGTGGAGGGCAATTTGCTGTTCCGTATTGCTATCTACCATACAAATCAAAATATATAGATCCCGAAACTGGTCAGGAATATAAAATTACGGTAGTTCCAATGGCTGACTATGAAAGTTATGAAGATGGCTATGCTGCGATTGGTACTAGTATTATAGCGCCAATTGTGGCTCAGGCTTCTACTGCTCCAAGACCTCCATTGGTTCTATTTGCGCACGATGGCGACAATGCTTGGGGCGGAGGTTCTTCTTATTATAATGAATCGGTTACCAATTTTTCGCATGCAGCAGCAAGTCAAGGAAATATTCCAACAACAATTCCACAATATTTAAAAGACCACCCGGTTTCAGATGCGGATGTGGTGCACGTCGAAGATGGTGGTTGGGTCAATGCCGATGGCGATTTTGGACATCCACAATTTACCAATTGGCTGTGGCCTTTTTATGATTCAAATTACAAATTCAATCCAAATGGTTGGACGGAAGATATGATGAATCAAGCCATCACCACCGCGGGAGAAAACCACGCAATTATGGCGGAACAATTAGAAGGAAATAATCTTCGAATGAGTGAAATTGTGAGTCCAACTTCAGCCATAAGTCCTGCGGAAAAAGCTTGGCATTTTCTAATGGCGGGTTATGACAGCGGGAACGCTTATTATGGTCTAGCCGAAGATTTAGAAATAAAAACAACTCTTGCTGTGAATCGATGTGTTGAGTTCGCAAAACCAACATTGGATGCACATCCTGGGGTTGACAACACAAAACCTTCCGTATTTATTCCGCAACGTTGGCCTTATAATCCGGGTGAAAAAGGCTATGGCGCCCCTTATGGTTACAAAGAATTTCTGAATTCTGCTGATTTTACTGTCTATACTTTTGCTTATGACGTTAGTGGTGTTCAAAAATCAGAATTAAAATACAGAATAGACACCGATGGAAAAAACAACTTAAGTTCAAATCATAACGAAACTTATGCTGGAGGAAACGAAGTGGGAACTTGGGTAACTTTGCCCATGACCGAAAGAATTTTTCCTAAAGGTAATATTACCAGCAATACTCAAGCCGATTTATATATGTTGCCTACAGTTATTGCCAATCAATACTATGCTGAAATTGCTGGCATTTCTGAAAAATTAGTAGACTATTACGTAGAGGTTACCGATAAAAAGGGAAATGTAACCAAATCAAAAATTCAACACGTTTGGGTGGGGAAAAATCTTGATGTTGCACCTAAAATTACTTTCGAACCCGCATCGAACTATTCTGCAACACCGATTGATGTAAAAATTACTGCTACTGATTCTAATGATCCGAGTCCAAAAGTGTATTACACGACCGATGGCACAACACCTACTACACTTTCTACAAGTTTTATATCAACAAAAACAATTAACATTACTGAAACCACAACATTCAATATTTTAGCTATTGATGCAGATGGCAACCAAAGCACAGCAACTCAAAAATTCTCTATTGGTAACATAAGTCCAATTACGGTCTATTTCAAACCCTTAGCCAGCTGGGGAATTCCAAAAATTTATTATTGGTCTGCATTACCATCTGGAGCAGTTCCATCGATTACTTGGGCACAATCGATTCCGATGACTGCAGATGCCAATGGTTGGTACAAATATACTTTTGCTGGAGTAACGTCGGTCAATGTAATTTTCAGAAACCAAGCTGGCAACATTCAAAGTCCAGATTTAACTGGAATCACAGCCGATAAATGGTTTGATTCCAATTATAACAATGTGACCTTGTCTGTTTCCGATCCAGAAATCTTTAAAAATGATTTTATTTTATATCCGAATCCAACTTACGGAACCCTAAAAATTGATTCTAAAAAGATTGTGAGCGAAGCGGGAGTTTTTGATGTAAAAGGAGCCTTAGTTTCTTTTCAAAGTGTTGGAAGGAACCAACAAATTGAATTGGGTAATTTGATTCCCGGAACCTATATAGTAAAAATGATAACCGAAAATAGAGAAACTATTTACAAGCAGGTTATCAAAAAATAA
- the glgB gene encoding 1,4-alpha-glucan branching protein GlgB — protein sequence MNKVQAYSLFTDFDIDLFKAGKHFRLYEKLGAHLVEVDGVKGVYFAVWAPSARSVSVVGDFNYWIQGDHPLQVRWDSSGIWEGFIPGIEKGTTYKYKIQSNNNGIITEKADPFALYCEHPPHTASVVWDLDYQWKDKKWMETRKQHNDLDKPYSVYEVHLGSWKRNAEGKFLSYLELAEDLVNYVKETGFTHVEFMPIMEYPYDPSWGYQLVGYFAPTSRFGTPQDFMVLVDKLHEAGIGVILDWVPSHFPEDAHGLGFFDGSNLFEHPDRRKGYHPDWKSLVFNYGRNEVRAFLISNAIFWLHNYHVDGLRVDAVASMLYLDYSRNEGEWEPNIFGGRENLDTISFLKEFNEAVYSSFEGVQTIAEESTSFPMVSRPTFVGGLGFGMKWMMGWMHDTLQYFQKETVYRKYHQNDLTFGMTYVFSENFMLPLSHDEVVYGKKSIAGRMPGDEWQKFANLRLLYGYMFMHPGAKLLFMGGEFGQSAEWNFEGSLDWHLLQYDYHEGVKKAITDLNTLYKSQPALYEKQFSPEGFEWINYSDHQNAVMTFIRKGIKTKDDIIVVCNFTQVVRQNYRIGVPKKGKLTALFNSDAAIYAGSGLSNPNKLTVEAFPYDGRDYSIEFLLPPLSVTVYKYA from the coding sequence ATGAACAAAGTACAAGCTTATTCCCTTTTTACCGATTTCGATATTGATTTATTCAAAGCGGGAAAACATTTCCGTTTATATGAAAAACTAGGCGCACATCTTGTGGAAGTCGATGGTGTAAAAGGAGTCTATTTTGCCGTTTGGGCACCGTCGGCGCGCTCCGTTTCGGTGGTCGGAGATTTTAATTATTGGATTCAAGGCGATCATCCTTTGCAAGTGCGTTGGGATTCATCAGGAATTTGGGAAGGATTTATTCCCGGAATCGAAAAAGGAACTACCTATAAGTATAAAATTCAATCCAATAACAACGGAATCATTACCGAAAAAGCCGATCCATTTGCGTTGTATTGCGAACATCCTCCTCATACTGCCTCTGTAGTTTGGGACTTGGATTACCAATGGAAAGACAAAAAATGGATGGAAACTCGTAAGCAACATAATGATTTAGATAAGCCTTATTCTGTTTATGAAGTTCATTTGGGGTCTTGGAAACGCAATGCCGAGGGTAAATTCTTAAGCTATTTGGAATTGGCAGAAGACTTGGTCAACTATGTAAAAGAAACGGGTTTTACTCACGTTGAGTTTATGCCTATAATGGAATATCCTTATGATCCTTCTTGGGGATATCAGTTGGTGGGCTATTTTGCACCCACTTCTCGTTTTGGAACACCACAGGATTTTATGGTCTTGGTGGATAAATTACACGAAGCAGGAATTGGAGTGATTCTAGATTGGGTTCCTTCTCATTTTCCGGAAGATGCACATGGGTTAGGATTTTTTGATGGTTCCAATCTGTTCGAACATCCTGATCGCAGAAAAGGCTATCATCCGGATTGGAAAAGTTTGGTTTTCAATTACGGACGAAATGAAGTGCGTGCGTTCTTGATTAGTAATGCAATTTTTTGGTTGCATAATTATCATGTAGATGGACTTCGAGTGGATGCCGTGGCTTCAATGTTGTATTTGGATTATTCCAGAAATGAAGGAGAATGGGAACCAAATATTTTTGGAGGTAGAGAAAATCTAGACACCATAAGTTTCTTGAAAGAATTTAATGAAGCGGTTTATTCTAGTTTTGAAGGAGTGCAAACTATTGCCGAAGAAAGTACTTCTTTCCCGATGGTTTCTCGTCCAACATTTGTTGGAGGATTAGGTTTTGGCATGAAATGGATGATGGGTTGGATGCACGATACGCTGCAGTATTTCCAAAAAGAAACGGTCTATAGAAAATACCATCAAAATGATTTAACTTTTGGGATGACTTATGTTTTTTCCGAAAATTTTATGCTGCCTCTTTCACATGACGAAGTAGTTTATGGAAAAAAATCAATCGCAGGAAGAATGCCGGGCGACGAATGGCAGAAATTTGCTAATTTACGTTTACTTTATGGGTATATGTTTATGCATCCTGGAGCAAAATTGTTGTTTATGGGAGGCGAATTTGGGCAAAGCGCCGAGTGGAATTTTGAAGGAAGTTTAGATTGGCATTTATTACAATATGATTACCACGAAGGGGTTAAAAAAGCCATAACCGATTTGAACACCTTGTATAAATCACAACCTGCTTTGTATGAAAAACAATTCAGTCCAGAGGGTTTCGAATGGATTAATTATTCAGATCATCAGAATGCTGTGATGACTTTTATTCGAAAAGGAATCAAAACTAAAGATGATATCATTGTAGTCTGCAATTTTACTCAAGTAGTTCGTCAAAATTATAGAATTGGGGTGCCTAAAAAAGGAAAATTAACAGCGCTTTTTAATAGTGATGCTGCTATTTATGCCGGAAGCGGATTGAGTAATCCTAATAAATTGACTGTCGAAGCATTTCCGTATGACGGTAGAGATTATTCTATAGAATTCCTATTACCACCATTGAGTGTTACAGTGTACAAGTATGCTTAA
- a CDS encoding trehalose synthase yields MNEDNFQNPFVFKTDWKNAFEDKEFVKIFSSDILENYIINKRWYGGKASTLKYIEVVEFFKIASKSNIYYGVLLEVNFKEAFYQHYFMPLAFMPENELDTNTIIAPVNMNGQPGFLVDALHQEDFKKLLFDKIVNAKEKSDSIVKFHKGEKLEEKEYKNSKFMGVEQSNTSIIYNNTLVLKIFRRIYISMNPDYEISRFLTERMDFKNSPAYMGSISVVLTDGNITLGLMQELVPNQGDAWQFMLDEVDRVFENLKSKKINICKLPDIELFKRLKINEVPHEIIDWAGLSIFMRLQTLATRTAEMHIALGSDVHETAFTPTTYNGDYTVWLKNRLTYQFQNRLNILENNLHKLDGLALELANQFLDHKKEIRKIFLDFDWTKMKSERIRIHGDYHLGQVLVNGDDFYILDFEGEPESTIRDRKVKQPPLKDVAGMFRSFHYAIYATIFNNKEKYPYEQEELFRAAEILFKYFVGVFLYTYTEVAQGENLNIGYRKEIDFLLKYCLLEKAIYELGYELNSRPRWAVIPLTGIFSILNNDKKQFNLI; encoded by the coding sequence ATGAACGAAGACAATTTTCAAAATCCATTTGTTTTTAAAACAGATTGGAAAAATGCATTTGAAGACAAGGAATTTGTAAAAATATTTTCGTCGGATATTCTTGAGAATTATATCATCAACAAACGCTGGTATGGCGGGAAGGCTAGTACGCTAAAATATATCGAAGTGGTCGAATTTTTCAAAATTGCTTCAAAGTCAAATATCTATTATGGTGTTTTACTCGAAGTCAATTTTAAAGAAGCTTTTTATCAGCATTATTTTATGCCATTGGCATTTATGCCAGAAAATGAATTGGATACCAACACCATCATTGCTCCTGTAAACATGAATGGGCAGCCAGGATTTTTGGTTGATGCTTTACATCAAGAAGATTTCAAAAAATTATTGTTTGATAAAATTGTCAATGCCAAAGAAAAATCAGATTCGATTGTTAAATTTCACAAAGGAGAAAAATTAGAAGAAAAGGAATATAAAAATTCCAAGTTTATGGGAGTAGAACAAAGTAATACTTCAATAATCTACAACAATACGCTCGTTCTTAAAATTTTTCGAAGGATTTACATCAGTATGAATCCCGATTATGAAATTAGTCGTTTTCTAACTGAAAGGATGGATTTCAAGAATTCTCCGGCTTACATGGGAAGCATCAGCGTGGTTTTGACCGATGGCAATATTACATTGGGATTGATGCAGGAATTGGTTCCCAATCAAGGAGATGCTTGGCAGTTTATGCTCGACGAAGTAGATCGAGTTTTTGAAAATCTCAAATCAAAGAAAATCAATATCTGTAAATTACCTGATATTGAGCTGTTTAAAAGATTGAAAATCAACGAAGTTCCACATGAAATCATCGATTGGGCTGGATTGAGTATTTTTATGCGATTGCAAACATTGGCAACACGAACAGCCGAAATGCACATTGCTTTAGGCAGTGATGTTCACGAAACCGCTTTCACGCCTACGACTTACAATGGAGATTACACCGTTTGGCTCAAAAACCGATTGACCTATCAGTTTCAAAATCGATTGAATATTTTAGAAAATAATCTTCATAAATTAGACGGATTAGCCTTAGAATTGGCAAATCAGTTTTTAGATCATAAAAAAGAAATTCGAAAGATATTTCTTGATTTTGATTGGACAAAAATGAAATCGGAACGAATTCGGATTCACGGCGATTATCATTTAGGACAAGTTTTGGTCAATGGAGATGATTTTTATATTTTAGATTTTGAAGGCGAACCCGAAAGTACGATTCGCGATCGGAAAGTAAAACAACCGCCTTTGAAAGACGTAGCTGGTATGTTTCGGTCATTTCATTATGCCATTTACGCAACTATTTTCAATAATAAAGAAAAATATCCTTATGAGCAGGAGGAACTTTTTAGAGCTGCTGAAATTTTATTCAAGTACTTTGTTGGTGTGTTTCTTTATACCTACACTGAAGTCGCGCAAGGAGAAAATTTGAACATTGGGTACCGAAAAGAAATCGATTTTCTATTGAAATATTGTTTGCTTGAAAAAGCAATTTATGAATTGGGATACGAACTCAATTCTAGACCGAGATGGGCAGTGATTCCTTTGACTGGAATTTTTAGTATTTTAAACAATGATAAAAAACAATTTAATTTAATTTAA
- a CDS encoding GxxExxY protein — protein sequence MTQKYLDNLTYSIIGAAIEVHKIMGRGLLESVYHQCLKEELTLRNISFISEMKIPVIYKEKELESDFRCDLFVENAIIVELKATLDIHPIFEAKLLNYMNLIRSPKGILINFNCNNIFKEGQKTFVNDYYKKLPKE from the coding sequence ATGACTCAAAAATATTTAGATAATCTTACTTACTCTATAATTGGAGCAGCAATTGAAGTCCACAAAATTATGGGAAGAGGATTGCTAGAAAGTGTTTATCATCAATGTTTGAAAGAAGAGCTCACGTTAAGAAACATCAGTTTTATTTCGGAAATGAAGATTCCTGTAATTTACAAAGAGAAAGAATTAGAATCTGATTTTAGATGTGATTTGTTTGTTGAAAATGCAATAATTGTAGAATTGAAAGCCACCCTAGATATTCATCCAATTTTTGAGGCAAAATTATTAAATTATATGAACCTCATAAGATCGCCGAAAGGAATTTTAATTAATTTTAATTGCAATAATATTTTCAAAGAAGGGCAAAAAACATTTGTGAATGATTACTATAAAAAGCTCCCAAAAGAATAA